One segment of Fibrobacter sp. UWR3 DNA contains the following:
- a CDS encoding helicase C-terminal domain-containing protein, whose amino-acid sequence MMEKIPAFVAVDLETTGLEFEKDEIIEVALVRFENGAPVENVDYLVRPSSAKLRPFIESLTGISNEDIAGAEEFAGIAGKVSAFIGDMPLVAHNAAFDSRFLKSAMEKVGIPLDNPVWDSLTLSRIAYQDVPNHRLDTLTQVLNIERSRAHRALPDADACGKLFVMAYEKIRALDPWLVGALTRIAAHTDWEKLFGTAPEGELAEPALALRAGDAPAGAVVASKAPRVDAFFKEGGLLSKTVENFKARPNQQEFASCVERNLYKGGICVLEAPTGSGKSLAYLVAAANKAVAGERVVLSTATHALQEQLIGHDIPQIAPLYDGKLKACVLKGRDNYLCVRKLMEILNAPSTLLSAEERDSFMALLPWAVTTGKGDIGECNSFSCARNRVLWSKLASTAASCLGEKCKYHAVCPALRAKREAVASNLLLVNHSLFLADLALDFALLPAYEHVVFDEAHRLPELSNQSFGRHVSFFRFRNVAKTLVPPKGVPGGLLAEIEKRIPAENDAAHAECTQLAADIGEAEKALHRFFMKIGKKLSKQKVGKGELIYRNGIAADFEADPKNVLDQFELAKSRANSLAEMLAGVAGLDGLLRDFSGRMEELSRFASDFEFLVKAGRDGWVFYMEEPFNPHTIKIHAVPLRSGDIWKEKFYPWVKSATFTSATLAVQGDLSYYAGRMGMSELETKRPFLKAFGEVFASDERRTVQVARYLPKPSTPEFGDALNETLVQVLPDVEENTMVLFTSISAMMKAQAALAPVFAAKGKLLLCQHVDGALDGLIAMFRKSRGACLLGCQSLWEGVDFPGDALKLLVVTKLPFPNPSDPLVAGISADLKAKGENVFKSYYIPEAYMELRQGLGRLLRTENDSGKVLILDNRVVTEAYGKTFARIWNMKHVTANSVDDVKKFVS is encoded by the coding sequence ATGATGGAAAAGATTCCTGCGTTTGTTGCGGTTGACCTGGAAACCACCGGTCTTGAATTCGAGAAGGACGAAATTATCGAGGTGGCGCTTGTCCGCTTCGAGAACGGCGCTCCTGTCGAGAACGTGGATTACCTGGTGCGCCCTTCGTCTGCAAAACTGCGCCCGTTCATCGAGAGCCTCACGGGAATTTCGAACGAGGATATCGCGGGTGCCGAGGAATTTGCGGGCATTGCCGGAAAGGTTTCCGCCTTCATTGGCGACATGCCGCTCGTGGCGCACAACGCGGCGTTCGATTCCCGTTTTTTGAAGAGTGCGATGGAAAAGGTGGGTATCCCGCTGGATAATCCCGTGTGGGATTCGCTTACCTTGTCTAGAATTGCCTACCAGGATGTTCCCAACCACAGGCTCGATACGCTCACGCAGGTGCTGAACATCGAGCGCAGCCGCGCCCACCGCGCACTCCCCGATGCGGATGCGTGCGGCAAGCTGTTCGTGATGGCGTACGAGAAAATTCGCGCTCTCGACCCGTGGCTCGTGGGCGCCCTTACCCGCATTGCGGCGCATACCGACTGGGAAAAACTTTTCGGTACGGCTCCCGAGGGTGAACTTGCCGAACCCGCACTTGCATTGCGCGCAGGCGATGCCCCCGCGGGTGCTGTCGTCGCCTCGAAGGCTCCGCGCGTGGACGCCTTCTTCAAGGAGGGCGGGCTCCTCTCGAAGACGGTGGAAAACTTCAAGGCCCGCCCCAACCAGCAGGAATTCGCCTCGTGCGTGGAACGTAACCTGTACAAGGGCGGCATCTGCGTGCTCGAGGCGCCGACGGGTTCGGGCAAGTCGCTTGCGTACCTTGTGGCGGCGGCGAACAAGGCTGTCGCGGGTGAACGCGTGGTGCTGAGCACCGCGACGCATGCCCTGCAGGAACAGCTCATCGGGCACGATATCCCGCAGATTGCCCCGCTGTACGATGGCAAGCTGAAGGCGTGCGTGCTCAAGGGCCGCGACAACTACCTGTGCGTGCGCAAGCTGATGGAAATTTTGAACGCCCCCTCGACGCTCCTTTCGGCGGAAGAGCGCGATTCCTTCATGGCGCTCCTCCCGTGGGCGGTAACTACCGGGAAGGGCGATATCGGGGAATGCAACTCGTTCAGCTGTGCGCGCAATCGCGTGCTGTGGTCCAAGCTTGCGAGCACGGCCGCGTCGTGCCTGGGCGAAAAGTGCAAGTACCATGCGGTATGCCCCGCCCTCAGGGCGAAGCGCGAGGCGGTGGCCTCGAACCTGCTGCTGGTGAACCACTCGCTGTTCCTTGCCGACCTCGCTCTCGATTTTGCGCTGCTCCCCGCGTACGAACACGTGGTATTCGACGAGGCGCACCGCCTGCCCGAACTCAGCAACCAGAGCTTTGGCCGTCACGTGTCGTTTTTCCGGTTCAGGAACGTGGCGAAGACGCTCGTGCCCCCGAAGGGCGTGCCCGGCGGGCTCCTTGCCGAAATCGAGAAGCGCATCCCTGCCGAGAACGATGCGGCGCATGCCGAATGCACGCAACTCGCCGCCGATATCGGCGAAGCCGAAAAGGCGCTCCACCGCTTCTTCATGAAGATAGGCAAGAAGCTTTCGAAGCAGAAGGTGGGGAAGGGCGAACTTATCTACAGGAACGGAATTGCGGCGGATTTCGAGGCCGACCCGAAGAACGTGCTCGACCAGTTCGAACTCGCGAAGTCCCGCGCGAATTCCCTCGCGGAAATGCTTGCGGGTGTCGCCGGCCTGGATGGCCTCCTGAGGGATTTCTCGGGCCGCATGGAAGAACTCTCGCGTTTCGCTTCCGATTTCGAGTTCCTCGTGAAGGCGGGTCGCGATGGCTGGGTGTTCTACATGGAAGAACCCTTCAACCCGCACACCATCAAGATTCACGCCGTACCGCTCCGTTCCGGCGATATCTGGAAAGAGAAATTCTACCCGTGGGTAAAGTCCGCGACGTTCACCTCGGCGACGCTTGCCGTGCAGGGTGACCTCTCGTACTACGCCGGGCGCATGGGCATGTCGGAACTCGAGACGAAGCGCCCGTTCCTCAAGGCGTTCGGCGAGGTGTTCGCAAGCGACGAACGCCGCACCGTGCAGGTGGCGCGCTACCTGCCGAAGCCCTCGACTCCCGAATTCGGCGACGCGCTGAACGAGACGCTCGTGCAGGTGCTCCCCGATGTGGAAGAGAACACGATGGTGCTGTTCACGAGCATCTCTGCGATGATGAAGGCGCAGGCGGCTCTCGCTCCCGTGTTTGCCGCGAAGGGCAAGCTCTTGCTGTGCCAGCATGTGGACGGCGCGCTCGACGGCCTCATTGCGATGTTCCGCAAGTCGCGCGGCGCGTGCCTTCTCGGGTGCCAGAGCCTGTGGGAAGGTGTCGACTTCCCGGGCGATGCGCTCAAGTTGCTCGTCGTGACGAAACTCCCGTTCCCGAACCCCTCCGACCCGCTGGTGGCGGGCATTTCCGCCGACCTGAAGGCGAAGGGCGAGAACGTGTTCAAGAGCTACTACATACCCGAGGCGTACATGGAACTGCGTCAGGGACTGGGCAGGCTCCTGCGCACGGAAAACGATAGTGGCAAGGTGCTCATTCTCGACAACCGCGTGGTGACCGAGGCGTACGGCAAGACGTTCGCGCGCATCTGGAACATGAAGCATGTTACCGCGAACAGTGTCGACGACGTGAAGAAGTTTGTTTCTTGA
- a CDS encoding cytochrome c, whose amino-acid sequence MQMRKVTFIAGTLAALYGAAAVTAGDTPGVAPVARPTQDAAKDAAPVVNAPAKDATKDATQAVNAPEPGSPGDTLTREDKRMAYLVYKLLDKNGKIKGANLKRGAKLFYQNCRPCHGEDGMRVNVNPSGRPIYIGQRAREDMPTFWYQMNFGDEDRNMEAYYDEITLDEMKDIAGYAQTLP is encoded by the coding sequence ATGCAGATGCGCAAGGTGACGTTTATCGCGGGGACCCTCGCCGCCCTCTACGGGGCGGCTGCGGTTACTGCCGGGGATACCCCGGGAGTCGCGCCGGTCGCACGCCCTACGCAAGACGCTGCTAAAGATGCTGCGCCGGTGGTAAATGCGCCGGCTAAAGACGCTACTAAAGATGCCACGCAGGCAGTAAACGCGCCGGAGCCAGGGTCGCCAGGAGACACGCTCACCCGCGAGGACAAGCGCATGGCCTACCTCGTGTACAAGCTGCTCGACAAGAACGGCAAGATAAAGGGAGCGAACCTCAAGCGCGGCGCAAAACTCTTTTACCAGAACTGCAGGCCCTGCCACGGCGAAGACGGCATGCGCGTAAACGTGAACCCTTCCGGCAGGCCTATCTACATAGGGCAGCGCGCACGCGAGGACATGCCCACGTTCTGGTACCAGATGAACTTCGGCGACGAAGACCGCAACATGGAAGCCTACTACGACGAGATTACGCTCGACGAGATGAAGGACATCGCGGGCTACGCGCAGACACTCCCCTGA
- a CDS encoding SGNH/GDSL hydrolase family protein gives MNTNMFLSVAFVLAATVYGGASMPIDKESFALNGRWSVQDTCLCASAPAVSVAFKAVTGEVTFDIEGEARFLFEIDGKPQKYVTVTDRKKQKFSTPKDGKPHTYRLVKVSESNPGKFCIHGIDLGKKGSFAEKPKASSRRIEFIGDSFTVGYGVEGKGPEDGTPFEKTNASKSYAFILSESLRADYHVNAVSGRGLVRNYANIVPEWTLETLYDYTMMGVPEQDANTERWDFERFHPQVVVVFVGINDFQGEPPYADVGKFKQAYVKLLDRLRALHPGVKFLLVATKTWPNDDLGGVVEGIYNDQVAAGKTDILYKFVYTENTALHGHPSENSQKELANTLRPLVARLGGWLSR, from the coding sequence ATGAATACAAATATGTTCTTGTCGGTCGCCTTCGTGCTCGCCGCCACCGTATATGGAGGTGCTTCCATGCCCATCGATAAAGAGTCCTTCGCCCTGAACGGCCGCTGGTCCGTGCAGGATACTTGCCTGTGTGCAAGCGCCCCCGCCGTGTCGGTTGCCTTCAAGGCTGTCACGGGCGAGGTCACGTTCGACATAGAGGGCGAGGCGCGTTTCCTTTTCGAGATAGATGGCAAGCCGCAGAAGTATGTCACGGTTACCGACCGCAAGAAGCAGAAGTTTTCCACCCCGAAGGATGGCAAGCCGCATACCTACCGCCTTGTCAAGGTGAGCGAGTCCAACCCGGGCAAGTTCTGCATTCACGGTATCGACCTCGGGAAGAAGGGTTCCTTTGCCGAGAAGCCGAAGGCGTCAAGCCGCCGCATCGAGTTTATCGGGGATTCCTTCACGGTCGGGTACGGCGTGGAAGGCAAGGGTCCGGAAGACGGCACTCCGTTCGAGAAGACGAACGCTTCGAAGAGCTATGCCTTCATCCTGTCCGAAAGCCTCAGGGCGGATTACCACGTGAATGCCGTGAGCGGTCGCGGGCTCGTGCGCAACTACGCGAACATCGTCCCGGAATGGACGCTTGAAACTTTGTATGACTACACGATGATGGGCGTGCCCGAGCAGGACGCGAATACCGAGCGCTGGGATTTCGAGAGGTTCCATCCGCAGGTCGTGGTCGTGTTCGTGGGTATAAACGACTTCCAGGGCGAGCCCCCGTATGCGGACGTGGGCAAGTTCAAGCAGGCGTACGTGAAACTCCTGGATAGGCTCCGTGCGCTCCACCCCGGCGTGAAGTTCCTGCTCGTCGCGACGAAGACGTGGCCGAACGATGACCTGGGCGGCGTGGTCGAGGGCATCTACAATGACCAGGTTGCGGCGGGGAAGACCGACATTCTGTATAAGTTTGTTTACACTGAGAACACCGCACTGCACGGGCATCCGAGCGAAAACTCGCAGAAGGAACTCGCGAACACGCTGCGCCCCCTCGTTGCACGCCTGGGAGGGTGGCTTTCTCGCTAA
- a CDS encoding GGDEF domain-containing protein — translation MSRIMEKIYALFRMNILIFVLLAATVIALFAYQNGLDDIVFLNLSDYPYVIAETDSADGGSSAVAISRTDSSIIVDYELKEGYAYPYAGVKILLGDGKTKGRDFSKFDSIFVWVKPRGEGTVRIYFRGYDADFYREGDEGSLKFNEVEFFPLEETYPAVFVPQEFRVASWWVAQNEINVHKARVDLSNIPLIEIQTGTNAPLGYGTLEIRGFCFKGKKISKVDLVTILVALWFVTFLIILVIRFFDYNRERAANRKKQEELEKYLAALEIEKSEYEKSSRTDPLTGCLNRAGFGSVLLREQENLTKNGSPVSFVLLDIDHFKEVNDTYGHNVGDEVLVNLTKLIQGKIRNSDSLVRWGGEEFVILCGETPIQNAQFLAEKLRVAIENTQLISQQRITCSFGISEMIAGEDPKRLFERADKALYASKEGGRNRVTSATYRRQAR, via the coding sequence ATGTCCAGGATTATGGAAAAGATATACGCTCTCTTCAGGATGAATATCCTGATCTTCGTGTTGCTGGCGGCAACGGTTATAGCCCTTTTTGCCTACCAGAACGGTCTCGACGATATCGTGTTCCTGAACCTTTCCGACTATCCCTACGTGATAGCCGAGACGGACAGTGCCGACGGTGGCTCCTCGGCGGTGGCGATTTCGCGCACGGATTCCTCCATCATCGTGGACTACGAACTGAAGGAAGGCTATGCCTACCCGTATGCGGGCGTGAAGATTCTGCTTGGCGACGGCAAGACCAAGGGCCGCGACTTCTCCAAGTTCGATAGCATCTTCGTGTGGGTCAAGCCCCGCGGCGAAGGTACGGTGCGTATCTACTTCCGCGGCTACGATGCGGATTTTTACCGAGAAGGCGACGAGGGCTCGCTCAAGTTCAACGAAGTCGAGTTCTTCCCGCTCGAAGAGACTTACCCGGCTGTGTTCGTGCCGCAGGAATTCCGCGTGGCCTCCTGGTGGGTGGCCCAGAACGAGATTAACGTGCACAAGGCGCGCGTAGACCTCTCGAACATCCCGCTCATTGAGATCCAAACGGGCACGAATGCTCCGCTCGGTTACGGCACGCTCGAAATCCGCGGGTTCTGCTTCAAGGGCAAGAAGATTTCGAAGGTGGACCTCGTGACCATCCTCGTGGCGCTCTGGTTCGTGACCTTCCTCATCATCCTCGTCATCCGCTTCTTCGACTACAACCGCGAACGCGCGGCCAACCGCAAGAAGCAGGAAGAACTCGAGAAGTACCTGGCCGCCCTCGAGATCGAGAAGAGCGAGTACGAGAAGTCCAGCCGTACCGACCCGCTCACGGGTTGCCTCAACCGCGCCGGCTTCGGTAGCGTGCTCTTGCGCGAACAGGAAAACCTGACCAAGAATGGCAGTCCGGTCTCGTTCGTGCTCCTGGACATCGACCATTTCAAGGAAGTGAACGACACTTACGGCCACAACGTGGGCGACGAGGTGCTCGTGAACCTCACCAAGCTTATCCAGGGCAAGATCCGCAACAGCGACAGCCTGGTGCGCTGGGGTGGCGAAGAATTCGTCATCCTGTGTGGCGAGACGCCCATCCAGAATGCGCAGTTCCTGGCCGAGAAGCTCCGCGTGGCTATCGAGAACACGCAGCTCATTAGCCAGCAGCGCATCACCTGCTCGTTCGGCATTTCCGAGATGATTGCGGGCGAAGACCCGAAGCGCCTGTTCGAGCGTGCGGACAAGGCCCTGTACGCCTCGAAGGAAGGCGGCCGCAACCGCGTGACGAGTGCGACCTACCGGCGCCAGGCCCGCTAG
- a CDS encoding TIGR02147 family protein: MKPIFEYTDYREWIRDAFDDFKQRKTVISWRYMAMKLGADPGNLLRVSQGKIHLTLSLVKPMAEFFELDEKETAYWTELVCFGRAKTDAEALNHYEKMQILKGIPLKRLAKKELEFYRHWYCNSIRSIIGICRFKDDYEGLAECCTPPITVEEAKSAVKLLYDLNMISKDRDGYWKVNDTFVSTGGNWRSEAVRTFQKETIRLAGESLERHAPPLRDISTVTMTFNMDDIALIREKIKEFRSELLRLSQEGDGDDTVFQLNVQLFPIGFAKKLQEKEK, encoded by the coding sequence GTGAAACCGATTTTCGAATATACAGACTACCGTGAATGGATCCGCGACGCGTTTGATGACTTCAAACAGCGCAAGACCGTTATATCCTGGCGCTACATGGCAATGAAGCTCGGGGCCGACCCGGGCAACCTCCTCCGCGTATCGCAGGGGAAGATCCACCTGACACTCTCGCTCGTGAAGCCGATGGCCGAGTTCTTCGAGCTCGACGAGAAGGAGACTGCCTACTGGACGGAACTCGTGTGTTTTGGGCGCGCGAAGACCGATGCGGAGGCCTTGAACCATTACGAGAAGATGCAGATTCTGAAGGGAATCCCCCTGAAGAGGCTCGCGAAGAAGGAGCTCGAGTTCTACCGTCACTGGTACTGCAATTCTATCCGCTCGATTATCGGCATTTGCCGGTTCAAGGACGACTACGAGGGGCTTGCGGAGTGCTGTACGCCCCCGATTACGGTGGAAGAGGCCAAGAGCGCCGTAAAACTTTTGTATGATTTAAACATGATTTCGAAGGATAGGGACGGCTACTGGAAGGTGAACGACACCTTCGTGAGCACCGGTGGAAACTGGCGCTCCGAGGCCGTGCGTACGTTCCAGAAGGAAACTATCCGCCTCGCGGGCGAATCGCTCGAGCGCCACGCGCCGCCGCTGCGCGACATCAGCACGGTGACCATGACGTTCAACATGGACGATATTGCGCTCATCCGCGAAAAGATCAAGGAATTCCGTAGCGAACTGTTGCGCCTGTCGCAGGAAGGCGATGGCGACGATACGGTGTTCCAGCTGAATGTGCAGTTGTTCCCGATAGGGTTTGCGAAGAAATTGCAGGAGAAGGAAAAATGA